The nucleotide sequence GAATTTGCAGGCAGGGCTTCCCCAACAGGATTCCTTTCCAGGAGTTCAGACAGCGGTACGAGCTGCTCACACCCAATGTCATACCCAAGGGATTCATGGATGGAAAGAAGGCTTGCGAAAACATGGTTCGTTgtcattaaattaaaatatttattattttttgctactTTGCTGACGATTTATTTGCTAAAACGCCTTTACGTCTTACAGATTCAATCTCTGGAACTGGATCCCAACTTATACAGGGTCGGACAATCTAAGATCTTCTTCAGAGCTGGAGTTCTGGCTCATCtggaagaggagagagattACAAGATCACAGATCTGATAGTCAACTTCCAAGCGTTCTGCCGTGGATTCCTGGCCAGACGCAACTATCAGAAACGTTTGCAGCAGCTTAACGCTATCCGTATCATTCAAAGAAATTGCGCCGCTTATCTGAAGCTTCGCAACTGGCAATGGTGGCGTCTGTACACCAAGGTTAAGCCTCTGCTGGAGGTGACCAAGCAGGAGGAAAAGCTCACCcagaaagaagacgagttgAAGCAAGTGCGCGACAAGCTAGAAATGCAATTGCACTCAGCTCAAGAGTACGAACGCAAATATCAACAGGCAATCGAGGAAAAGACAATGTTGGCCGAGCAGCTCCAAGCTGAGGTGGAACTGTGCGCTGAGGCTGAGGAAATGCGCGCCAGGCTGTCGGCCAGAAAGCAGGAGCTTGAAGAAATCTTGCACGATCTGGAAGCCAGAATcgaagaggaggaagagcGCACCACTGCCCTGATGGCGGAAAAGAAGAAGCTCCAATTGAATATCAGCGATCTGGAAGAGCAACTGGAAGAGGAAGAAACCACCAGACAGAAGTTGCAACTTGAGAAGGTCCACTGCGACGCCAAAATCAAGAAGTTGGAGGAAGACATTGCCTTATCCGACGATACGAACCAGAAGCTGCTGAAGGAAAAGAAACTCCTGGAGGAAAGAGCCAACGACTTGTCCCAGGCTTTGGcagaagaggaggagaaagCCAAGCACTTGGCCAAGCTGAAGACAAAACACGAGGCGACGATCGCGGACCTCGAGGAGAGATTGCTTAAGGACCACCAGCAGCGCCAGGAGGTTGACAGATCCAAGAGGAAAGTCGAGACCGAGGTATCGGATCTGAAGGAGCAACTGGCCGAAAAGAAGGCTCAGCTCGAGGAACTGCAGTTGCTGATGGGCAAGCGTGAGGAAGAACTCACGCAGGCGCTAACCAAGATCGATGAGGAGAGCGCGATCAAGGCCCAGTCTCAGAAGGCTCTGCGCGAGCTCGAATCCCAGCTTGTAGAGTTGCAAGAGGACCTCGAAGCCGAGAAAATCGCCCGCAGCAAGGCGGAGAAACTCAAGCGCGACTTAAACGAGGAATTGGAGGCCTTGAAGAACGAACTGCTCGACTCGCTCGACTCGACAGCTGCTCAGCAGGAACTACGAAGCAAGCGAGAACAAGAATTAGCCACTCTGAAGAAGAACCTCGAGGAGGAGACTTCGCTGCACGAGGCGACGTTGCAGGACATGCGCCACAAACACACCCAGGAGTTGACGACCATAAACGAACAGATGGACGCTCTGAAGAAGACCAAGGCCGCGTTGGAAAAGGCAAAGGGCGCTCTCGAGACTGAGAATGCAGAGCTGACAACAGAGCTGCGTTCGGTGAGTGCGAGCAGACAAGAGTCCGACCGCAGGCGTAAGCAAGCTGAACAGCAACTCGTGGAGGTCAACGCCAAGCTCATGGAAGTCGAAGCCGCAAGGCAGGAGCTCGCCGAGAAGGTGGCCAAGCTTCAGGCCGAGGCCGAGAATGTATCTCAGCAGCTGGAGACGGCCGAGTTGAAGGCTTCCGCGGCAATGAAGGCATCCGCCACCTGCGAAGGCCAATTCACCGAACTTCAGCAACAACTCGAGGAGGAAACCAAGCAGAAGCTTGCGCTGAGCTCGAAACTCCGCGCCCTCGAGAGTGAAAAGGAGACCCTGCGCGATCAGCTCGACGAAGAGGAGGAGGCCAAACGCGCGCTCGAGAAGCAAGTACTGGCTCTCAACACTCAGTACACCGAGGCCAAGAAGCGTGCCGACGAGGAAAGCGAAAACGCTGCAGCTCTGGAGGAGGCGAGAAAGCGCCTTGTAAAGGACATCGAGGCTCTGCAGCGTCAAGTCGAGGAACTCCAGGCAGCGAACGAGAAGCTTGACAAGTCAAAGAAAAAGATCCAGGCCGAGCTTGAGGACAGCACAATCGAACTGGACCTGCAACGCGCCAAGGTTATTGAACTagaaaagaagcagaagaactTTGACAAGGTTCTCATGGAAGAAAAGGCCATATCCATGCAGTACGCCGAGTTGCGCGATGCTGCGGAGCGTGAAGCTCGCGAGAAGGAGACCAAGGTGTTGTCTTTGACTCGCGAACTCGACGAGATGAACGACAAGGTCGAAGAGCTGGAGCGCGGACGCAAGAGCTTGCAGGCCGAACTCGACGAGCTCGTCAACAATCAAGGTACTGCTGACAAAAACGTGCACGAGCTCGAGAAAGCTAAGCGTCTGCTCGAGTCCAAGATCTCAGAACAGCAGGCCCAGGTTGAAGAGCTCGAAGATGAACTGCAGTGTACTGAGGACGCCAAACTCAGACTCGAGGTCAACATGCAGGCCATGAGAGCGCAATTCGAGCGTGAGCTCCAGGCTAAGGAAGAGCAGGCTGAGGAGAAGCGTCGCGGACTTGTCAAACAGCTGAGAGATCTGGAAGCTGAACTAGAAGACGAGAGGAAGCAGAGATCTGCAGCCATAGCCCAACGCAAGAAGATCGAGGCCGACTACAAGGATATGGAGCAGCAACTCGAGATGCACAACAAAGTCAAAGAAGACGCCCTTAAGCAGCTCAAGAAGCTGCAGACTCAGATCAAAGACTGCACCCGAGAAACAGAGGAGGCTAGAGCCGCACGGGACGAACTTGCCGCTGCTTCGAAGGAAGTCGAACGAAAGGTTAAGGGTCTGGAAGCCGACGTGATGCAATTGACTGAGGACTTGACGAGTAGCGAGAGAGCTCGCCGTGTTGCAGAGACCGAGCGTGATGAGCTGCAGGAGGAGCTGAACAACAATGCGAACAAGGGCACGATCCTGCTCGACGAGAAGCGCCGACTAGACGCGAGAATCGCCACCCTGGAAGAAGAGCTCGAGGAAGAACAATCCTCCAACGAGGTTcgtatttacgtttatttcacTCTTGTAGTGCGATCAAACAAGTTTTTCTGATGTATTTTACTCTTTTTAGGTTCTTATGGATCGTGCACGAAAGGCGCAGTTGGCCATCGAACAGCTCACCACAGACTTACAGACTGAGCGCTCGGCCACGCAAAAATTGGAATCTCACCGGTCTCTTCTGGAGCGACAGAACAAGGAGCTCAAAGCCAAGTTGGCCGAGCTTGAGACGGCACAGCGAGCCAAGTCCAAGGCTACCATCCAGGCGCTCGAGAGCAAGATCAATAACCTCGAAGAGCAAGTGGACACAGAGACGAAGGAGAGGTTCGCGCAGCAGAAGGTCAACAGGAAGCTAGACAAGAAGGTGAAGGAGCTGGTGCTCCAGGTCGAGGACGAGAGAAGGAATGCCGAGCAGTACAAGGAACAGGTGGAGAAGGTCAACGGTAGAATGAAGAGCCTGAAGAGACAGCTCGACGAGGCCGAGGAAGAGATCAGCAGGCACAAGGCATCCAAGCGAAAGCAACAGAGAGATCTGGAAGATATGATGGAACAGAACGAGGTGCTCAATAGAGAAGTTGGCAATCTGAAAAACAAACTGAGGTAAGCACGCAGTCGTTAAAGTTTCTTTCCTTCTCTTTTAAAACGGAAAGCGAGGTCTACCTTGCTATATTTCAAACTATATCTGCCTTGCTTTCACTtgtttactttaaaaaatgaagaaaaaaaacaatcagagaaaaatgtttaagtCTGATATACTGTCATTTTGCCTCTTCATATCTTCTGTTTATCTCTCGTCGGCGACCGCTGCAGCGAGTTAGATACAAAGTCATCTAGCAGGCCGTTGGGCTCCACTTATCGTGGCCGCTGGAAGGACGAGATTATTCTGAACGTGTAGGTATTGCGTGAAAACGAGCGCGGGTGAATGCGGCATTAGTTAAAAAGAACATCCATTCCTCGCACACGTTCCTCTGTTTTACAAAATTCATAGATGAGCCCCAGGCCGATTTTCTCTGCGTAAAGCATGGAGCGCAGACAGGCCCATGAAACAATGCATCGAAGAATTTTCTCACTAACTTTTTTCCCCATGAGAGTGAATTAACCCTTGTATATAGCATTTTTGACTCGACTATTCTGTTTACGTGATGAATTTTCGAGTCGTAACCCAATCTTTCACGATATCGATGAAagttatttgatttttaattattccgACCATACGTATGAAAGCCTTATCCTAATACTTTTATTTGGTGGTTCGTAGGCGCGGTGGTCAACCAATCGGTGGATTGGGATCGGCGAGACTGAAACGTACTTCCATGCAGACCGGAGGCTCGGGCGACGACTCAACCACGCAGGACGAGAGCATAGATGGCGAGGAAAACGCGAATTGATACAGTGCGAGACAATCTCGAGAAATCGACGAGGACGACACGCGAAATAACGCATaatataaaacaatatataagtatatatcgTCCAGAGTCCGGAATTCGAAAGGAAAGAACACTGGCTTCCAGGGTAAATGATAGACAGGCAAAGATAAGCGAGAGACAGATACAGTCGCATTTTTTAGTGCGATTAGTACGCAAATCCCTTGCGAAACTGTCTGGgcaaaggaaaaaaagaacaacaaGATGACCGAGACGTCTAGGGAAGTAATGATCGATGCTGATTTATACAATCTTTGTTATTCTTGTTCCCTCCCCCGTATACTAGGAGTACATAATATTTAAAGATTATGCGTATACACTAGTTTCTTGAGATGCCATCGCACGAATGCAAATGTGAACGTCTTGAGCGTACAAGAGTTCGCGATCGGGAAGTAAGGAAAGAAAGTTTAATGATCATGTACATAAATTTACAACCATACCGAAAGAGGAAATTGAGAGACCGTAGAACGGTTTATGATGTATGAGGACACGCGGTTCtgatgcgcgcgcgaagcTAAACAAAAAACGAATGGAGGTTCTTGCTActagcaataaaaaaaaaagtttataaacCTGTAACACTCTTAGATAGTTGTAAgccattattattatcattattattattatattattgtattattgtattattataattactaTTACGTTTTTACATTGCGATCAGCATCATTCGTATGGACTTTGTGTTACGAAAATGATGAAGTTGTTTCAACGATAGATCCGAAATTCTGAGAGATAAAATCCACTTCAGAGAGCAGAAGACAATGTAGAGAAGCTGCGTTACGGGGTCGCTTTCATTTTAAAGGACTCGCTATGTGACTTTTCGGCCTTTTGGTGCTTTTACACATTTCGCTTGATgagcatttataaaataaatgaaaatcatgATTAATGTTGCTTCCTGCTTACGTACAATTAATTTACCTTCGCGCGTATTATTCGAGCAACTAAAGTTACTTAACGCTACTACTCTCGCGTTGTACTTAAGCTTCTTTTAGTTTGATCACTCACGCGTTGTACCTTTAAAATGGAACGCGTGTTTTCttggtttttttttacacatgacgggaggaaaaatttttaagtaaaaaGAGCGGAAGCCTTTTGTTCACGAccgtaactttgaaaaaaaaaattacagaaaaaCTGCGTCCGGCATACATGGACTTTATATACACGGActttcgataaaaaaaaatgcgtaaACTGCCGGtaggagaaagaaagagagaggaggtTCTCGAAACGTCAATTCTCGCACGTTCGATTTTATATGAGCATTTTACGAAATTCTTTGTATTTAAAAgcatttacaatatttatacagcCTATATTAAGAGGAAAAAACGAAGCCGAAACTAATAAGAATTGAATAGACTAACTTGAAAGACTagtatattttttgatgatactAATGCACGACGCATAAGTCGATGAGTGTTTAAGATATAGACATTAGACAGTGCGCAGTACGATAACCGTAACCTTATTATCCAATGTAACTAGGGCCTTATTATGATTAACAGGAATTGTTTGTAACGTTGCAGGACCGTCGGATTCGAAAGCCTCTGAAAGTGTCGTTACACactaattttgtatatatacatacgagTAAATTTACGCGGGTGCGCTCAGTTGGTTAAAGCACGCGTCGCTGTAGCAGCCAGTATATACACGCTCGTTGATTCTAGCTTTTTAGCTCCATTTTTAATTGCCACAAGTCAGTACCGGCAGATCCGATTTATTATTTCCTTCTACGTACacatattattaattttactctGGTGGCGAAAGACGAAGTGAGTGgcatttttttcgtttcaaaGAAACcattatataaaagaaaatataacgcatgcaattaaaatatgaaatattaaTAGATTCGGAAAAATGTGAGTGAGTTTTGATACCTTTTATATCGATCAAACACACAGGCGATGGCTTGCGCGCGCTGATCATACAGTTAATTGGATCTTGCATATACAAAAGaagatataataataaagtacAGAACcaattagtttaaaaaaaaagtgttgCGTTTATTTTAAGACACCTGTTACACATGACCTTCCGATCGTATCACAGAGAACGAGCTTACGAGTTACCTTTGTTATCGCTTAATTGTTGCTTCGGCTTTCCGCAATTTCCAGCAACTCCTTAGCCAAGCCGCGAGTGCAATAGTCGAGAGGACATTTCTCCTCCTTGTTCTTCGTGTGTAAATCGGCACCGTTAGTTACCAAGATCTTGGCTTCCTCCTGACGGTCTTCCTCGCACGCTAAGTGCAGTGCAGTGCAGCCGTAACAGTCTCTTTGATCTGTGCGACAACGATACGATCATATTAACGACTCCAAGTCTTAAGTAAAGAAAAGTTAGGCCTACCGATGTTTAAATGCTCCCCACTCTCAACGAGCAGTTTGACGATCTCCAGGTTGCCTTTGGAAGCGGCTCTGTGCAGTGGCGTAGCGCCTCTCTTATCAGCGATGTTAATGCTCGCCTCCTTCTCAAGAAGATTCGCGCAAATGGATTTGTAATTCTTGGACGAGGCGTACTGCAACGCGGAGTGGCCTTCGCTAGTCTTGGCATTTATGTCCGCGCCCTCCTTGAGCAAGATGTTCACGACCTTCTCCCGTCCCGCGGATGCTGCGAGTATCAGCGGTGTCATCTCCATCTAGCGAATGAAATAGTGGACGTTATTCGTAAATTCGCGCCGATTGTAGCCGCGCGTACCACGTGACCGGCTACGTGCGCTTTGTGTTGTGTTTGTATGCTGTGTCATACTCGGGTGTTCGTGCACAGAATTCTCAATGAGATTAACTTACGTCGTCTCTGGGATCCACGGGTACGCCGAGCGACAGCAGGTGACAGAGCACATCGTCGTGGCCTCCCAAAGCTGCCCAGTGGAGCAATGTTCTTTGATTCTGTAGGCGGTTTCGTTATATAGGTTAGAACTTTCAAGCGCTCCAGAACGGATGTCGTAACGCGcttttttccaattttactACGTACCTCGTCCGTCTGGGTTTTCAGCTTCTCGTTCTGGGCTAAGAGCGGTTTGAGGGTGTTGATGTGGCCATGATAGGCCATATCAAAGGGCTTGGATTTATCGCTGCCGCCGGTTCGCGTCGTCGCCATTTTCACCGTTTGTTTTTCCGTTCACCAAACTCCAAAGCGCGATTGTCGTCTGCGCATATAAGGGGGGGGGGTCACTCGGCGGAGGCATTCGAGCTATACTGAGTCACGTGTTCGCGCCTGACACAAAAAGTGCCGAGGAGGCgaatagaaagagaaaagggAGCCATCAGGCGCAAAAAGAATGCACACCTACACACCGTTATATATCCTATACATAGACGTTttatatacaattatttattatttaaaactgACACTTATAAATTGTTGCAACACTTACATTATACATAACAGTTATAAATTTTAGACTTACAAAATGTACAGAATAATTTACAAGAATCACAATGATACGGGCGTGTTTTCCCCGTGTGTCTCGTCGGTATAGCACAGTCGTACTCGAGAACGCGCCTTTGTACCTTTTTGAATCGCGCCCATGAGCGAGATATCGTCGACGCGCGTTGTCGgctccatatatatatatataacataacatatGTACTTTCATTCATATCAAGCTTTGGTCAATATCGCATtagtcagagagagagagagagagatagataaaaaGTAGAGCTGCGTTCGCGTTTGTGGCGTTGAAAGAAGTAGCGAGAACGTCGTCGTTACTCGGACGTCTCGGTATTGTTTGGCTCGCCGAGCTCGTTCTTTTCATCCTTGGCTAGCTTGCCGCGATTGATACAGTCACGCACAGCCTGCAGGATTATGGGTATCCTACGGTCAAGGGCCGTGAGATGAGGCTCCCAGAGGATCGGCGCTACCGGATCCCGGGCCATGCTCTCTCGCATGGCGCTGCTCAGTCTAATCGGACCATTGTGGTACCTGCGgacaagaaaaaaatataagccAACGGCAATTATAATAACCGGCTGTTGTATAACGATACGATTCACGCTAATCAACAGGTTGACCGATACGTAACGCAAACATGATTCACGATTTATTGTGTGTAACTGACTTTTTAATTACGAAGAAAATGTCGTAGCAGGAGGCGCGTTGTTGCGTACTTTATAATCCGTTGCGAAAAATCGTTCGTGCACTAGTTTAGCCGTGAGTACATGCCTAGAGGCGGCTCGTTGAATAAAACCGCAAATCACgtgtcatttcatattcatgAAAGCCACTACTACTTCCAGCACTGGCACTCGCGCTCTAGACGCGCGCTGCCATCGAACTTTCGCTCTTGAGCTTTTAAATTGGCTTGTTTTGATAGCGCAAACGAGTCGATAAGCCGCGCATGTTATAATTACCTGAGAAGGGTTCTCAACGTGCTCTCGCGAATCATGCAGCACTGCAGCAACGGCGAGAGACAGCTGATCTCGTCGTGGAACGGCTTGCCGAAGCCTCGGCCGTTGTCGAGGTGCAGGGTGAAGGTCTCGTTGCCGAAGAGCTTGAAGGTCTCGTAATGGTGTCGATCCATGTTGCCCGTGAGAAAGTCGAACACCGACATGTCGATCAGGTCGAGCAGCCTGCGGCCCTCGTTGTAGGGATGGAGCTCGCGCACCATGTTGCAGTAGTCCGAGTCTGCGGGCGTGCAAGGATATGATAATTACaagtcgtctctctctcgtagAAATTGCGCGCGATACGTAATTCCCATAATAACGGaacgccctctctctctcggaaaaaTCTTCGCTGTATCGTTTCCGCCGCGGGTAGAGCGATAAACCGGAGTCGACGTTTTTTCCACATCTTTTACAGTTTCGAGGGATCGGCAATAAATGTTCTAGCTCGTTCGTTCGGCGAGGCCGAAGCCGCATCGCTCGAAAAATTTATCATCGCCCGTTCGCGATAGCATTTTATCGCCGAGCCTCGCTAATGTGTTTATTAATTGACTTTGTTCGTCCGTTCGCTGTTTGATAAGAAAGCGCTCGCGTTGTCTCAAACGTTCTACTTAcgcttctgaaataataataaaaaaaaataaaaaaaaaaaaaacgcgaaaaagaATTGTAGCGAAGGAAAAGCTTCAACCAACCCGTCTCCCACTGAGCCTTGAGTCTCTTGTGGTAGCTCCTCCGCCAGGGATGCCTCCAGACCTTCCGCGGCACGACGCTCTTGTCCGGCAGAAAAGCAGCGAAGCTGCCCTCGAGCTGATCCTTGGGCGAGCCGCAGATCGCGTGGCTCGTGTCGCAGTAGTAGGTGCACTTGCCGTGGAAGCAGAGATTACCCGCCGGACTGACGAAGAACGTCTTGAGGATGTCGCTGTCCGTCACCTGGTAGATCTCCGTGGTCATGTTGAGCGTCCGACCTGTCACCGGCATACATCGCCGGAAGTCCAGGAGTCGGTCCAGGTGGAAGGCCGCTATCTCCGCGTTGTGGCGCTCGTAGTCCGTGAAGTAGAAGTGGTTCGGAAGCGTCTGTTGCTCCCGTGGAAACCTTGAATGgaatttgcttttttattcTCATTGTTATTCGCGATACTTATGCGGCTATTTGCGAGGGATCATTATCGAAGCCGTTTAGCCGTATGCGTGCGAAGGAAATATTATAGTTGCGAATCGTTATGGCTTCCCTGCGAACTGTTACGCCGTCGTTTATTCGTAACTATCTCGATTACAAGAGGGATATGAAAGTAggattgcattttttttttctttcgcgagCATTAGAGAAATTCAAGCGGATTCCGTCAACAAGTCGGAAAAATCGAACTTATGTATCAGCTCGGTACCCGGGCCGAGAGAACCGTTGGATAAGCATTATGTAAAGTGACATTTTCTCAAGTGAGACTCAATTCGCGGCTCACGAAGAAAGTTAATGTCAATTTTCACAGTTATACTATTATACAAAGTCGAAGAGACAAAGCAGCGCTGTAAATTTCCTCGATAAAATTACCTCATCGGCTTGAAGAGCGCCTGCATCTTGTTCGGATAGTCCATGACGAGTTTGAGCTGCGTGCCACCCGACTTCTCCGCTGAAACAGACAATCGGCGTCATTCCAACAAGCCTTCATACTGTACAGAAGCAGCATAGTAACGCACTGCAGACACTAAATCATCTCGACTCTCTTACAGGCATGAACGATCGGCTGGCTGGCCATGAACTCCAGCAGGTCCTCCACTACTCTCGAGCCCTTCGAGTACAGCTCCCGCTTGCGTATCTGCATGTGGAATTTATCCAGCAGCGTCGTGTTCTTCCtgcaaaatatatatatatgcgcgagGCCAAGCTCTATTATAACAGGAAAACTAATCGTGATGGTTACACTGTCTCTCTGTGTGCTATCATCGAAGCCGCGAGGGCTATCCGATGGAGTAATGTACGGCGAGCTGACGCGCGGGAAACTCAATACCGgtgtgcgcgtgcgtgtgtgcgcgcgtgtgtacacgtatatagaATAGAGAGAAGCCGCTGCAGCGCTAATTAGAGCGGACAGCGTGCAATTAAATCTGCGCTAGCGCGTGAGTATACGCCGTGTATAtacatctttctctctctctctctatctctctctggAGTAAAAGGAAGCGGAGAAGGTTCTCCTCCGGAGGCGAGCGCGATTTTACGGCTAATCGATGCGAAAAAGCGAACTCGCGCGTCAAAAAATTCCTTTCACTTTGCATTCATCTCTCTCACCCCGGCTTCAGGTGTTTAAGCTCCGCTACCGAGGGGTTCTCCTCGACGTCCTCGAGAACTTCGCTCTTGATGACGGAGAAGTCGTCCATCCGAGAGTCGTCCGCGTTCAGCAGCAGCTTCTGCAGGTCTTCGAAGGCGTCGTGAGGTGGTTGGCTGCTCTTTGTGCTGGTCTCCACGAGCAACTGAGGCGACGCCGCTCCCGGCGTCtcgttattgttgttgttgttgttgttgttgttgttgttctccGAACCCGAGGCCAGCTCTCGACTGGCGTTCGGCCGCTGCAGGAACTTCCGCCTGGAATGTCGTGGAAGAGGACGTGGAAATGAGCGGACCGCAATAACGTTATCGGGAAAGTCTGCGCTGCGtgtgtataatattatttGTATGATCTTATATCGCGAGCCGAGGCTGTAAATTTGGAGTAGCGGAACGACTTTCGAAGGTCCTTACTatagaggggggggggggggaacaAAAACGAGCGATTAATAAAGCGAGCGTTGATCTCGTTTTCCTTTTTCCCCCCTATGAGGATTTCAAGTTGAATTCCACGATGCTTTTTCGGCCTGTATAGATGTATATACTTTCGAACGGTGCAACCGCACGCTCCCTGAGGGGAAAAATTTGTTCAACGGTTACGCACACCCCGCGCAGGTGTTAACAGCTTtggaatttttgaaatgaaaGAGAAACAAAGCTAAGCCGCAGTCGACGTGTCCGCAATTAATTTTCGCGCCAAGAATAGTCGCGATTTGACTAATTAAACTTTCTCG is from Nasonia vitripennis strain AsymCx chromosome 1, Nvit_psr_1.1, whole genome shotgun sequence and encodes:
- the LOC100123838 gene encoding myosin heavy chain, non-muscle isoform X4 — translated: MADADSRVDRSDPELRILSVDRNSFNDPATQAEWTQKKLVWVPSEQQGFVAASIKGERGDEVEVEIVETGKRVLVAKDDIQKMNPPKFDKAEDMAELTCLNEASVLHNLKDRYYSGLIYTYSGLFCVVVNPYKKLPIYTEKIMERYKGIKRHEVPPHVFAITDTAYRSMLQDREDQSILCTGESGAGKTENTKKVIQYLAYVAASKPKSNASPSPALIIGELEQQLLQANPILEAFGNAKTVKNDNSSRFGKFIRINFDASGYIAGANIETYLLEKSRAIRQAKDERTFHIFYQLLSGASPEQKKEYILEDPKLYPFLSCGALPVPGVDDAAEFASTVKAMHIMGMTNEDFSSIFRIVSAVMLFGSMQFRQERNSDQATLPDNTVAQKISHLLGLNVTEMTKAFLKPRIKVGRDFVTKAQTKEQVEFAVEAISKACYERMFRWLVNRINRSLDRTKRQGASFIGILDMAGFEIFELNSFEQLCINYTNEKLQQLFNHTMFILEQEEYQREGIEWKFIDFGLDLQPTIDLIDKPMGIMALLDEECWFPKATDKTFVEKLVGAHHVHPKFMKTDFRGVADFAIIHYAGKVDYSADKWLMKNMDPLNENVVSLLQASQDAFVCHIWKDAEIVGMAQQALTDTQFGARTRKGMFRTVSQLYKEQLAKLMVTLRNTNPNFVRCIIPNHEKRAGKIDAPLVLDQLRCNGVLEGIRICRQGFPNRIPFQEFRQRYELLTPNVIPKGFMDGKKACENMIQSLELDPNLYRVGQSKIFFRAGVLAHLEEERDYKITDLIVNFQAFCRGFLARRNYQKRLQQLNAIRIIQRNCAAYLKLRNWQWWRLYTKVKPLLEVTKQEEKLTQKEDELKQVRDKLEMQLHSAQEYERKYQQAIEEKTMLAEQLQAEVELCAEAEEMRARLSARKQELEEILHDLEARIEEEEERTTALMAEKKKLQLNISDLEEQLEEEETTRQKLQLEKVHCDAKIKKLEEDIALSDDTNQKLLKEKKLLEERANDLSQALAEEEEKAKHLAKLKTKHEATIADLEERLLKDHQQRQEVDRSKRKVETEVSDLKEQLAEKKAQLEELQLLMGKREEELTQALTKIDEESAIKAQSQKALRELESQLVELQEDLEAEKIARSKAEKLKRDLNEELEALKNELLDSLDSTAAQQELRSKREQELATLKKNLEEETSLHEATLQDMRHKHTQELTTINEQMDALKKTKAALEKAKGALETENAELTTELRSVSASRQESDRRRKQAEQQLVEVNAKLMEVEAARQELAEKVAKLQAEAENVSQQLETAELKASAAMKASATCEGQFTELQQQLEEETKQKLALSSKLRALESEKETLRDQLDEEEEAKRALEKQVLALNTQYTEAKKRADEESENAAALEEARKRLVKDIEALQRQVEELQAANEKLDKSKKKIQAELEDSTIELDLQRAKVIELEKKQKNFDKVLMEEKAISMQYAELRDAAEREAREKETKVLSLTRELDEMNDKVEELERGRKSLQAELDELVNNQGTADKNVHELEKAKRLLESKISEQQAQVEELEDELQCTEDAKLRLEVNMQAMRAQFERELQAKEEQAEEKRRGLVKQLRDLEAELEDERKQRSAAIAQRKKIEADYKDMEQQLEMHNKVKEDALKQLKKLQTQIKDCTRETEEARAARDELAAASKEVERKVKGLEADVMQLTEDLTSSERARRVAETERDELQEELNNNANKGTILLDEKRRLDARIATLEEELEEEQSSNEVLMDRARKAQLAIEQLTTDLQTERSATQKLESHRSLLERQNKELKAKLAELETAQRAKSKATIQALESKINNLEEQVDTETKERFAQQKVNRKLDKKVKELVLQVEDERRNAEQYKEQVEKVNGRMKSLKRQLDEAEEEISRHKASKRKQQRDLEDMMEQNEVLNREVGNLKNKLRRGGQPIGGLGSARLKRTSMQTGGSGDDSTTQDESIDGEENAN